From the genome of Vitis riparia cultivar Riparia Gloire de Montpellier isolate 1030 chromosome 2, EGFV_Vit.rip_1.0, whole genome shotgun sequence, one region includes:
- the LOC117907122 gene encoding G-box-binding factor 3-like isoform X2, with translation MGKSEAEMSSKSDKISSSAETNIHLLYPDWASIQAYYGSRVPLLAPHFNSAVPGSHFPYPYVWAPSQSYSPSDTLISQPLIPPYGLPYTAIYSHGGVHAHPAVPLVATPLSKKAPSRSSVDMDQGVRKKFKRLDGLAVPVGNVSTEDDARGSVYEVSQSVKHGIDGSTDGSDGNTGAFLPQRNSGSEGILSTDNDGNFHRFAGSLSEGEAYAASHKVSVNSVAPTNVAGKSVRPLNRNEEIHAACVTSSTSAGSPFEVCQQDERQLKRERRKQANRESAKKSRLRKQAENEELRMRYETLNEENKALKFEISKLTEHLDKVRLENTALREKLKNKQQLELQGEMALYKIEADLILPDSPEEVYKLNDSNSLNQNVQMECGIQENPNSETKLHQLLKSNSRTDAIVAG, from the exons ATGGGAAAAAGTGAAGCTGAGATGTCTTCTAAATCTGATAAAATATCCTCCTCTGCAGAG ACCAACATCCATCTTCTCTACCCTGACTGGGCATCTATACAG GCATACTATGGATCTAGAGTCCCTCTTCTGGCACCACATTTCAACTCTGCAGTCCCGGGCAGTCATTTTCCTTATCCATATGTATGGGCTCCATCTCAG AGTTATTCTCCATCTGACACATTGATATCTCAGCCACTGATTCCACCTTATGGGTTGCCCTACACGGCAATCTACTCACATGGAGGTGTTCATGCACATCCTGCAGTTCCTCTT GTTGCAACTCCATTAAGCAAAAAAGCTCCTTCTAGATCATCAGTGGATATGGATCAAGGCGTTAGAAAGAAGTTTAAAAGATTGGATGGGCTGGCAGTACCTGTAGGCAATGTTAGCACTGAGGACGATGCCAGAGGCTCAGTCTATGAGGTGTCACAGAG TGTGAAACATGGTATTGATGGTTCTACTGATGGAAGTGATGGAAACACTGGA GCATTCCTACCCCAGAGGAATAGCGGTTCTGAGGGCATCCTTTCTACTG ACAATGATGGGAACTTCCATAGGTTTGCTGGTTCCTTATCTGAAGGAGAAGCATATGCAGCTTCCCACAAGGTTTCTGTGAACTCTGTGGCCCCTACAAATGTTGCAGGAAAATCTGTCAGACCCCTTAATAGAAATGAAGAAATTCATGCAGCTTGTGTTACTTCTAGCACTAGTGCAGGGTCACCTTTTGAAGTCTGTCAACAG GATGAACGGCAGCTGAAGCGAGAGAGGAGGAAACAGGCTAATAGAGAATCTGCTAAGAAGTCCAGGTTGAGGAAGCAG GCTGAAAATGAGGAACTGAGAATGAGATATGAAACCCTGAATGAGGAGAATAAGGCACTGAAGTTTGAAATAAGCAAGCTAACAGAGCATTTGGACAAAGTGAGGCTAGAAAATACTGCATTACGG GAGAAGCTGAAAAATAAACAGCAGCTTGAACTGCAAGGAGAGATGGCTCTATATAAGATTGAGGCTGATTTGATCCTTCCTGACAGTCCTGAGGAGGTATATAAGCTGAATGACTCCAACTCTCTTAACCAAAATGTGCAGATGGAATGTGGGATCCAAGAGAACCCAAATTCTGAAACCAAGCTCCATCAGTTATTGAAATCAAACTCTAGGACAGATGCAATTGTGGCAGGCTGA
- the LOC117907122 gene encoding common plant regulatory factor 1-like isoform X3: MGKSEAEMSSKSDKISSSAEEQTNIHLLYPDWASIQAYYGSRVPLLAPHFNSAVPGSHFPYPYVWAPSQPLIPPYGLPYTAIYSHGGVHAHPAVPLVATPLSKKAPSRSSVDMDQGVRKKFKRLDGLAVPVGNVSTEDDARGSVYEVSQSVKHGIDGSTDGSDGNTGAFLPQRNSGSEGILSTDNDGNFHRFAGSLSEGEAYAASHKVSVNSVAPTNVAGKSVRPLNRNEEIHAACVTSSTSAGSPFEVCQQDERQLKRERRKQANRESAKKSRLRKQAENEELRMRYETLNEENKALKFEISKLTEHLDKVRLENTALREKLKNKQQLELQGEMALYKIEADLILPDSPEEVYKLNDSNSLNQNVQMECGIQENPNSETKLHQLLKSNSRTDAIVAG; this comes from the exons ATGGGAAAAAGTGAAGCTGAGATGTCTTCTAAATCTGATAAAATATCCTCCTCTGCAGAG GAACAGACCAACATCCATCTTCTCTACCCTGACTGGGCATCTATACAG GCATACTATGGATCTAGAGTCCCTCTTCTGGCACCACATTTCAACTCTGCAGTCCCGGGCAGTCATTTTCCTTATCCATATGTATGGGCTCCATCTCAG CCACTGATTCCACCTTATGGGTTGCCCTACACGGCAATCTACTCACATGGAGGTGTTCATGCACATCCTGCAGTTCCTCTT GTTGCAACTCCATTAAGCAAAAAAGCTCCTTCTAGATCATCAGTGGATATGGATCAAGGCGTTAGAAAGAAGTTTAAAAGATTGGATGGGCTGGCAGTACCTGTAGGCAATGTTAGCACTGAGGACGATGCCAGAGGCTCAGTCTATGAGGTGTCACAGAG TGTGAAACATGGTATTGATGGTTCTACTGATGGAAGTGATGGAAACACTGGA GCATTCCTACCCCAGAGGAATAGCGGTTCTGAGGGCATCCTTTCTACTG ACAATGATGGGAACTTCCATAGGTTTGCTGGTTCCTTATCTGAAGGAGAAGCATATGCAGCTTCCCACAAGGTTTCTGTGAACTCTGTGGCCCCTACAAATGTTGCAGGAAAATCTGTCAGACCCCTTAATAGAAATGAAGAAATTCATGCAGCTTGTGTTACTTCTAGCACTAGTGCAGGGTCACCTTTTGAAGTCTGTCAACAG GATGAACGGCAGCTGAAGCGAGAGAGGAGGAAACAGGCTAATAGAGAATCTGCTAAGAAGTCCAGGTTGAGGAAGCAG GCTGAAAATGAGGAACTGAGAATGAGATATGAAACCCTGAATGAGGAGAATAAGGCACTGAAGTTTGAAATAAGCAAGCTAACAGAGCATTTGGACAAAGTGAGGCTAGAAAATACTGCATTACGG GAGAAGCTGAAAAATAAACAGCAGCTTGAACTGCAAGGAGAGATGGCTCTATATAAGATTGAGGCTGATTTGATCCTTCCTGACAGTCCTGAGGAGGTATATAAGCTGAATGACTCCAACTCTCTTAACCAAAATGTGCAGATGGAATGTGGGATCCAAGAGAACCCAAATTCTGAAACCAAGCTCCATCAGTTATTGAAATCAAACTCTAGGACAGATGCAATTGTGGCAGGCTGA
- the LOC117907122 gene encoding G-box-binding factor 3-like isoform X1 has product MGKSEAEMSSKSDKISSSAEEQTNIHLLYPDWASIQAYYGSRVPLLAPHFNSAVPGSHFPYPYVWAPSQSYSPSDTLISQPLIPPYGLPYTAIYSHGGVHAHPAVPLVATPLSKKAPSRSSVDMDQGVRKKFKRLDGLAVPVGNVSTEDDARGSVYEVSQSVKHGIDGSTDGSDGNTGAFLPQRNSGSEGILSTDNDGNFHRFAGSLSEGEAYAASHKVSVNSVAPTNVAGKSVRPLNRNEEIHAACVTSSTSAGSPFEVCQQDERQLKRERRKQANRESAKKSRLRKQAENEELRMRYETLNEENKALKFEISKLTEHLDKVRLENTALREKLKNKQQLELQGEMALYKIEADLILPDSPEEVYKLNDSNSLNQNVQMECGIQENPNSETKLHQLLKSNSRTDAIVAG; this is encoded by the exons ATGGGAAAAAGTGAAGCTGAGATGTCTTCTAAATCTGATAAAATATCCTCCTCTGCAGAG GAACAGACCAACATCCATCTTCTCTACCCTGACTGGGCATCTATACAG GCATACTATGGATCTAGAGTCCCTCTTCTGGCACCACATTTCAACTCTGCAGTCCCGGGCAGTCATTTTCCTTATCCATATGTATGGGCTCCATCTCAG AGTTATTCTCCATCTGACACATTGATATCTCAGCCACTGATTCCACCTTATGGGTTGCCCTACACGGCAATCTACTCACATGGAGGTGTTCATGCACATCCTGCAGTTCCTCTT GTTGCAACTCCATTAAGCAAAAAAGCTCCTTCTAGATCATCAGTGGATATGGATCAAGGCGTTAGAAAGAAGTTTAAAAGATTGGATGGGCTGGCAGTACCTGTAGGCAATGTTAGCACTGAGGACGATGCCAGAGGCTCAGTCTATGAGGTGTCACAGAG TGTGAAACATGGTATTGATGGTTCTACTGATGGAAGTGATGGAAACACTGGA GCATTCCTACCCCAGAGGAATAGCGGTTCTGAGGGCATCCTTTCTACTG ACAATGATGGGAACTTCCATAGGTTTGCTGGTTCCTTATCTGAAGGAGAAGCATATGCAGCTTCCCACAAGGTTTCTGTGAACTCTGTGGCCCCTACAAATGTTGCAGGAAAATCTGTCAGACCCCTTAATAGAAATGAAGAAATTCATGCAGCTTGTGTTACTTCTAGCACTAGTGCAGGGTCACCTTTTGAAGTCTGTCAACAG GATGAACGGCAGCTGAAGCGAGAGAGGAGGAAACAGGCTAATAGAGAATCTGCTAAGAAGTCCAGGTTGAGGAAGCAG GCTGAAAATGAGGAACTGAGAATGAGATATGAAACCCTGAATGAGGAGAATAAGGCACTGAAGTTTGAAATAAGCAAGCTAACAGAGCATTTGGACAAAGTGAGGCTAGAAAATACTGCATTACGG GAGAAGCTGAAAAATAAACAGCAGCTTGAACTGCAAGGAGAGATGGCTCTATATAAGATTGAGGCTGATTTGATCCTTCCTGACAGTCCTGAGGAGGTATATAAGCTGAATGACTCCAACTCTCTTAACCAAAATGTGCAGATGGAATGTGGGATCCAAGAGAACCCAAATTCTGAAACCAAGCTCCATCAGTTATTGAAATCAAACTCTAGGACAGATGCAATTGTGGCAGGCTGA
- the LOC117907058 gene encoding hydroxyproline O-galactosyltransferase HPGT1-like isoform X1, whose protein sequence is MYSRGSNHRLAGSAFRSQVSVLMLTMFASMASIYVAGRLWLDSENRVYLIKELDRRTGQAKSAISVDDTLKIIACREQQKKLAALEMELAAAQQEGFVSNHLSENKRTPKKKLLAVVGIITKFGRKNNRDAIRRAWMPTGTDLRRLEAQKGIAIRFVIGRSANRGDSSDKDIDSENMRTNDFIILNNHVEAPEEHPKKSKLFFIHAAENWNAEFYAKVNDDVYVNIDTLGATLATHLDKPRVYIGCMKSGEVFSESTHKWYEPDWWKFGDGKSYFRHASGEIYVISQALAQFISINRSILLSYAHDDVTTGSWFIGLDVKYIDDTKFCCSSWASGAICAGV, encoded by the exons ATGTATAGCCGGGGATCGAATCACCGGCTAGCTGGTTCGGCTTTCCGATCTCAAGTTTCGGTTCTCATGCTCACCATGTTTGCCTCTATGGCATCGATTTACGTCGCCGGCCG GCTATGGCTGGACTCTGAGAATAGGGTTTATTTGATTAAAGAGCTTGATAGGAGAACTGGTcag gCGAAATCAGCCATATCAGTTGATGACACACTGAAAATTATAGCATGCAG ggaaCAACAGAAGAAGTTAGCGGCCCTTGAGATGGAGCTAGCAGCAGCACAGCAGGAAGGTTTTGTCTCAAATCACTTGTCAGAAAATAAGAGGACTCCTAAGAAAAAGCTTTTAGCTGTTGTAGGAATTATTACAAAGTTTGGCCGCAAGAACAATAGAGATGCAATCCGTAGGGCATGGATGCCAACTG GTACAGATTTAAGAAGACTGGAGGCCCAAAAAGGCATTGCTATACGATTTGTGATAGGAAGAAG TGCAAATCGCGGAGACAGTTCAGACAAGGATATTGACAGTGAAAATATGCGGACTAATGACTTCATTATTCTT AATAACCATGTGGAGGCACCTGAGGAGCATCCAAAAAAGtcaaaattgttctttattCATGCTGCAGAGAATTGGAATGCTGAGTTCTATGCAAAGGTCAATGACGATGTTTATGTGAATATTG ATACTCTAGGAGCAACTCTTGCAACTCATTTGGATAAGCCTCGAGTTTATATTGGGTGTATGAAATCAGGCGAAGTTTTCTCTGAGTC GACCCACAAGTGGTATGAACCAGACTGGTGGAAATTTGGTGATGGAAAGTC GTACTTCCGGCATGCATCAGGTGAGATTTATGTAATTTCGCAAGCTTTGGCTCAGTTTATCTCAATAAATAG ATCTATCCTCCTCTCATATGCCCATGATGATGTTACCACGGGATCATGGTTTATTGGACTTGATGTAAAGTATATTGATGATACAAAATTTTGCTGCTCATCCTGGGCATCAG GAGCGATATGTGCTGGTGTATGA
- the LOC117907058 gene encoding hydroxyproline O-galactosyltransferase HPGT1-like isoform X2 produces MYSRGSNHRLAGSAFRSQVSVLMLTMFASMASIYVAGRLWLDSENRVYLIKELDRRTGQAKSAISVDDTLKIIACREQQKKLAALEMELAAAQQEGFVSNHLSENKRTPKKKLLAVVGIITKFGRKNNRDAIRRAWMPTDLRRLEAQKGIAIRFVIGRSANRGDSSDKDIDSENMRTNDFIILNNHVEAPEEHPKKSKLFFIHAAENWNAEFYAKVNDDVYVNIDTLGATLATHLDKPRVYIGCMKSGEVFSESTHKWYEPDWWKFGDGKSYFRHASGEIYVISQALAQFISINRSILLSYAHDDVTTGSWFIGLDVKYIDDTKFCCSSWASGAICAGV; encoded by the exons ATGTATAGCCGGGGATCGAATCACCGGCTAGCTGGTTCGGCTTTCCGATCTCAAGTTTCGGTTCTCATGCTCACCATGTTTGCCTCTATGGCATCGATTTACGTCGCCGGCCG GCTATGGCTGGACTCTGAGAATAGGGTTTATTTGATTAAAGAGCTTGATAGGAGAACTGGTcag gCGAAATCAGCCATATCAGTTGATGACACACTGAAAATTATAGCATGCAG ggaaCAACAGAAGAAGTTAGCGGCCCTTGAGATGGAGCTAGCAGCAGCACAGCAGGAAGGTTTTGTCTCAAATCACTTGTCAGAAAATAAGAGGACTCCTAAGAAAAAGCTTTTAGCTGTTGTAGGAATTATTACAAAGTTTGGCCGCAAGAACAATAGAGATGCAATCCGTAGGGCATGGATGCCAACTG ATTTAAGAAGACTGGAGGCCCAAAAAGGCATTGCTATACGATTTGTGATAGGAAGAAG TGCAAATCGCGGAGACAGTTCAGACAAGGATATTGACAGTGAAAATATGCGGACTAATGACTTCATTATTCTT AATAACCATGTGGAGGCACCTGAGGAGCATCCAAAAAAGtcaaaattgttctttattCATGCTGCAGAGAATTGGAATGCTGAGTTCTATGCAAAGGTCAATGACGATGTTTATGTGAATATTG ATACTCTAGGAGCAACTCTTGCAACTCATTTGGATAAGCCTCGAGTTTATATTGGGTGTATGAAATCAGGCGAAGTTTTCTCTGAGTC GACCCACAAGTGGTATGAACCAGACTGGTGGAAATTTGGTGATGGAAAGTC GTACTTCCGGCATGCATCAGGTGAGATTTATGTAATTTCGCAAGCTTTGGCTCAGTTTATCTCAATAAATAG ATCTATCCTCCTCTCATATGCCCATGATGATGTTACCACGGGATCATGGTTTATTGGACTTGATGTAAAGTATATTGATGATACAAAATTTTGCTGCTCATCCTGGGCATCAG GAGCGATATGTGCTGGTGTATGA
- the LOC117907058 gene encoding hydroxyproline O-galactosyltransferase HPGT1-like isoform X3, with protein sequence MYSRGSNHRLAGSAFRSQVSVLMLTMFASMASIYVAGRLWLDSENRVYLIKELDRRTGQAKSAISVDDTLKIIACREQQKKLAALEMELAAAQQEGFVSNHLSENKRTPKKKLLAVVGIITKFGRKNNRDAIRRAWMPTGTDLRRLEAQKGIAIRFVIGRSANRGDSSDKDIDSENMRTNDFIILNNHVEAPEEHPKKSKLFFIHAAENWNAEFYAKVNDDVYVNIDTLGATLATHLDKPRVYIGCMKSGEVFSESTHKWYEPDWWKFGDGKS encoded by the exons ATGTATAGCCGGGGATCGAATCACCGGCTAGCTGGTTCGGCTTTCCGATCTCAAGTTTCGGTTCTCATGCTCACCATGTTTGCCTCTATGGCATCGATTTACGTCGCCGGCCG GCTATGGCTGGACTCTGAGAATAGGGTTTATTTGATTAAAGAGCTTGATAGGAGAACTGGTcag gCGAAATCAGCCATATCAGTTGATGACACACTGAAAATTATAGCATGCAG ggaaCAACAGAAGAAGTTAGCGGCCCTTGAGATGGAGCTAGCAGCAGCACAGCAGGAAGGTTTTGTCTCAAATCACTTGTCAGAAAATAAGAGGACTCCTAAGAAAAAGCTTTTAGCTGTTGTAGGAATTATTACAAAGTTTGGCCGCAAGAACAATAGAGATGCAATCCGTAGGGCATGGATGCCAACTG GTACAGATTTAAGAAGACTGGAGGCCCAAAAAGGCATTGCTATACGATTTGTGATAGGAAGAAG TGCAAATCGCGGAGACAGTTCAGACAAGGATATTGACAGTGAAAATATGCGGACTAATGACTTCATTATTCTT AATAACCATGTGGAGGCACCTGAGGAGCATCCAAAAAAGtcaaaattgttctttattCATGCTGCAGAGAATTGGAATGCTGAGTTCTATGCAAAGGTCAATGACGATGTTTATGTGAATATTG ATACTCTAGGAGCAACTCTTGCAACTCATTTGGATAAGCCTCGAGTTTATATTGGGTGTATGAAATCAGGCGAAGTTTTCTCTGAGTC GACCCACAAGTGGTATGAACCAGACTGGTGGAAATTTGGTGATGGAAAGTCGTAA